A genomic stretch from Apium graveolens cultivar Ventura unplaced genomic scaffold, ASM990537v1 ctg342, whole genome shotgun sequence includes:
- the LOC141701157 gene encoding uncharacterized protein LOC141701157 — protein sequence MEWNNKSNKNSSPTFSLCCKNGQVQLSPEKQPPEPLRSLLYGNDMTIHFKLNHRLYNPLFVMCFGGCKIYHKINNGGAPYCFKVKGQNIHLLGSMLPANGESPKFCQVYIYDTENELENRMNLIGGCRDEIDESIVEALMDMLNQHNELVRQFHTARERFKDNEQDEFRSVLLYSQSASGRPNIIGPTDEVGDEGFHTKIPLNKTKMSKSADINPVDNDFEKKHQEYVSMKEYYCYKLMIRLSEGSQRYISQHFKDALALCRAIGHPSLFLTMTCNTKWPEITEIMKSLPGVDVCDAPDIVSRVFKLKLDQLMHLIKKKNYFGKCIGEFQKRGLPHMHMLIWLHPDSRPKIVAQIDALACAEIPDKDTDHVGYAVVSNYMIYGPCGVDNTYSSCMVKGRCMRHFPKRFNGSTYIDDCGFPIYRRRNTERTWRIFSFDVHSRWPSVDRLPIHLPGNKYVSFRIGTTLSEVVQQADSKRTKLEAWFEANKKFSAARDFTYAEFPTHLRGYPESVNGDLAKEVM from the exons ATGGAatggaacaacaaatccaacaaaaACAGCTCTCCTACCTTCTCTCTATGCTGCAAGAATGGACAGGTTCAGCTCTCACCAGAGAAACAACCTCCTGAGCCACTAAGATCATTACTATATGGAAACGACATGACAATCCACTTCAAGTTAAACCATCGTCTTTACAATCCATTATTTGTGATGTGTTTCGGTGGTTGTAAAATATATCACAAAATTAACAATGGAGGAGCACCCTATTGCTTTAAGGTCAAAGGTCAAAATATTCATCTTCTTGGTAGTATGCTTCCGGCAAATGGTGAATCTCCCAAATTTTGTCAAGTATACATCTATGATACTGAAAATGAACTTGAGAATAGGATGAATCTAATCGGTGGATGCAGAGATGAAATTGACGAGAGCATTGTTGAAGCTTTGATGGACATGTTAAATCAGCATAATGAATTGGTTAGGCAATTTCATACTGCACGTGAGCGCTTCAAAGACAATGAACAGGATGAGTTTAGATCGGTTCTCTTATATTCTCAATCAGCGAGTGGTCGTCCTAATATAATTGGACCTACAGATGAGGTTGGAG ATGAAGGTTTTCATACAAAGATTCCATTGAATAAAACAAAAATGTCGAAATCAGCAGATATAAATCCCGTTGATAATGATTTTGAAAAGAAGCATCAAGAATATGTTTCCATGAAAGAATATTATTGCTATAAGTTGATGATTCGCCTTTCTGAAG GTTCGCAAAGGTATATATCACAACATTTTAAGGATGCACTTGCGTTATGTAGGGCTATTGGACACCCTTCTCTTTTCCTGACAATGACATGTAATACAAAGTGGCCTGAAATAACCGAGATAATGAAATCTTTACCAGGTGTTGATGTGTGTGATGCACCTGATATAGTGTCCAGAGTTTTTAAACTCAAGTTAGATCAGCTAATGCATttgataaagaagaaaaactaCTTTGGAAAATGTATAGGAG AATTTCAGAAACGGGGTCTTCCACACATGCATATGTTGATTTGGCTACACCCGGATTCTAGACCCAAAATAGTTGCTCAAATAGATGCTCTGGCCTGTGCTGAAATACCTGACAAAGATACAGATCATGTTGGTTATGCCGTTGTCAGCAATTACATGATTTACGGGCCTTGTGGAGTTGATAACACCTATTCATCTTGCATGGTTAAAGGAAGATGTATGAGACACTTTCCTAAGAG GTTCAATGGTAGCACGTATATTGATGATTGTGGTTTTCCCATTTATCGCAGACGCAACACTGAAAGAA CATGGAGAATATTTAGTTTTGATGTACATTCTCGGTGGCCATCTGTTGATAGATTACCTATTCATTTACCTGGCAACAAGTACGTCAGTTTTAGAATAGGGACAACACTATCCGAAGTTGTTCAGCAAGCTGATAGTAAAAGGACAAAACTTGAGGCTTGGTTTGAAGCTAATAAAAAATTTTCAGCCGCTCGAGATTTTACCTATGCTGAATTTCCTACGCATTTACGTGGCTACCCCGAGAGTGTAAATGGAGACCTCGCTAAAGAGGTGATGTAG